From one Brachypodium distachyon strain Bd21 chromosome 4, Brachypodium_distachyon_v3.0, whole genome shotgun sequence genomic stretch:
- the LOC100827714 gene encoding protein ACCELERATED CELL DEATH 6 isoform X2, producing the protein MIPSRKFIDSIVKEGSSSNEDIVEEEGIDQHVLPAAAPLLEGVTIAGDTALHVVASHGDDEQFFKCADIIYNRAKHLLFAKNNKGDTPLHCAVRAGKSRMVSHLIGLATSEDDGQDTDHRKHKLLREVNGLQETALHDAVHIGDEKMVKKLMELDPELANYPKDHGVSPLYLAIFLCMYRITETLHRQSNGNLSYSGPNGQNVLHIAVLRLTGMTKLVLEWNKSLTIQRDGDGSTPLHFVSSLYVPRGWHRRLHLDQTTPWFRFSRRPTLLMSTLIEVFKANPAALCQADNKGLSPIHVAASVGSTSIIEYFLAKCPNSAGLCDAKGRTFLHVAVEKEMLKIVKFVCQTSSLDWILNMQDNDGNTALHLAIQNSEDQIWEALRFVGAAYITLHRDKSNEKYSRLLIPEEIDRESEKVKDATQMFSVGSVLIATVTFGATFALPGGYRADDHTNGGTPTLAGTFAFDAFMMANTLAFICSSIATIGFMFSGTSLVSLNTRQFNLNISVFSMASSVTSMSAAFTLGVYMVLAPVAHKTAVAVCVIVPLGGLYTYEEFLVKLILLARPLCVRNGLFPGMVWIMRQIFGMALHALWPFVVIFGWAAFARTHH; encoded by the exons ATGATTCCTTCTAGGAAATTTATCGACTCCATAGTGAAagaaggcagcagcagcaatgaagaTATTGTCGAAGAGGAGGGCATTGACCAGCATGTTTTgcctgcagcagcaccacTTCTCGAGGGCGTTACCATAGCGGGTGACACCGCACTACATGTGGTCGCCAGCCATGGGGACGATGAACAATTCTTCAAGTGTGCTGATATCATCTACAATAGGGCCAAGCACCTCCTGTTTGCCAAGAACAACAAGGGTGACACGCCCTTGCATTGTGCTGTCCGTGCTGGAAAATCCAGAATGGTCTCTCATCTCATTGGCCTAGCTACAAGTGAGGATGATGGCCAGGACACTGATCATAGGAAGCACAAACTGTTGAGGGAGGTGAATGGCCTTCAGGAGACGGCCTTGCACGACGCTGTCCATATTGGAGATGAGAAGATGGTCAAGAAGCTAATGGAGCTTGATCCTGAACTGGCTAATTATCCTAAAGACCATGGTGTTTCACCATTATACCTAGCCATCTTTTTGTGCATGTACAGAATTACAGAAACATTACATCGCCAGAGTAACGGGAATCTCTCATATTCTGGACCTAATGGACAAAATGTGTTGCATATTGCAGTTCTTCGACTCACAG GGATGACAAAACTGGTATTAGAATGGAACAAGAGCCTTACGATACAGAGGGATGGAGATGGAAGTACACCTCTTCACTTCGTTTCGTCGTTGTATGTTCCTAGAGGTTGGCATCGGCGTCTTCATCTTGATCAGACAACCCCTTGGTTTCGTTTTTCCCGGCGTCCCACGCTTTTGATGTCGACACTCATAGAAGTATTCAAAGCGAACCCTGCAGCATTGTGTCAAGCAGACAACAAGGGACTTTCCCCCATACATGTCGCTGCCTCTGTAGGTTCGACAAGTATCATAGAATATTTCCTTGCAAAGTGTCCCAACAGTGCTGGACTCTGTGATGCTAAAGGAAGGACATTTCTTCATGTTGCCGTTGAGAAAGAAATGTTGAAGATTGTGAAGTTTGTTTGCCAAACTTCATCTTTAGATTGGATTTTGAATATGCAAGACAATGACGGGAACACAGCGCTGCACTTAGCAATCCAG AACTCCGAGGACCAAATATGGGAAGCCTTGCGGTTCGTTGGTGCTGCCTACATTACCCTTCACCGGGATAAAAGTAATGAAAAGTATAGTCGCCTTCTAATACCAGAGGAGATAGACAGAGAATCAGAGAAGGTGAAAGATGCAACACAAATGTTTTCCGTTGGTTCAGTTCTGATAGCAACAGTGACGTTTGGGGCAACTTTTGCCCTCCCTGGAGGTTACAGAGCAGATGATCACACGAATGGAGGCACGCCGACACTTGCTGGCACCTTTGCATTTGACGCATTCATGATGGCCAATACATTAGCTTTCATTTGCTCCTCGATAGCTACCATTGGCTTCATGTTCTCTGGGACTTCCTTGGTTAGCTTGAACACCCGCCAATTCAACTTGAACATATCGGTGTTTTCCATGGCAAGTTCCGTTACAAGCATGTCAGCTGCTTTTACACTGGGTGTGTATATGGTGCTAGCTCCGGTTGCTCATAAAACTGCAGTTGCAGTCTGTGTTATTGTTCCACTTGGAGGGCTATATACATATGAGGAGTTTTTAGTCAAACTGATTCTTCTAGCCCGTCCGTTATGTGTTAGGAATGGATTATTCCCAGGAATGGTATGGATAATGCGTCAGATCTTTGGAATGGCATTGCATGCTCTCTGGCCCTTCGTGGTTATCTTTGGTTGGGCTGCATTCGCAAGGACCCACCACTAA
- the LOC100827714 gene encoding protein ACCELERATED CELL DEATH 6 isoform X1 yields MIPSRKFIDSIVKEGSSSNEDIVEEEGIDQHVLPAAAPLLEGVTIAGDTALHVVASHGDDEQFFKCADIIYNRAKHLLFAKNNKGDTPLHCAVRAGKSRMVSHLIGLATSEDDGQDTDHRKHKLLREVNGLQETALHDAVHIGDEKMVKKLMELDPELANYPKDHGVSPLYLAIFLCMYRITETLHRQSNGNLSYSGPNGQNVLHIAVLRLTGMTKLVLEWNKSLTIQRDGDGSTPLHFVSSLYVPRGWHRRLHLDQTTPWFRFSRRPTLLMSTLIEVFKANPAALCQADNKGLSPIHVAASVGSTSIIEYFLAKCPNSAGLCDAKGRTFLHVAVEKEMLKIVKFVCQTSSLDWILNMQDNDGNTALHLAIQVGNLRIFYTLLGNQKVQLILPNNCWETPYDVSKSKLLHGMGYHMNSEDQIWEALRFVGAAYITLHRDKSNEKYSRLLIPEEIDRESEKVKDATQMFSVGSVLIATVTFGATFALPGGYRADDHTNGGTPTLAGTFAFDAFMMANTLAFICSSIATIGFMFSGTSLVSLNTRQFNLNISVFSMASSVTSMSAAFTLGVYMVLAPVAHKTAVAVCVIVPLGGLYTYEEFLVKLILLARPLCVRNGLFPGMVWIMRQIFGMALHALWPFVVIFGWAAFARTHH; encoded by the exons ATGATTCCTTCTAGGAAATTTATCGACTCCATAGTGAAagaaggcagcagcagcaatgaagaTATTGTCGAAGAGGAGGGCATTGACCAGCATGTTTTgcctgcagcagcaccacTTCTCGAGGGCGTTACCATAGCGGGTGACACCGCACTACATGTGGTCGCCAGCCATGGGGACGATGAACAATTCTTCAAGTGTGCTGATATCATCTACAATAGGGCCAAGCACCTCCTGTTTGCCAAGAACAACAAGGGTGACACGCCCTTGCATTGTGCTGTCCGTGCTGGAAAATCCAGAATGGTCTCTCATCTCATTGGCCTAGCTACAAGTGAGGATGATGGCCAGGACACTGATCATAGGAAGCACAAACTGTTGAGGGAGGTGAATGGCCTTCAGGAGACGGCCTTGCACGACGCTGTCCATATTGGAGATGAGAAGATGGTCAAGAAGCTAATGGAGCTTGATCCTGAACTGGCTAATTATCCTAAAGACCATGGTGTTTCACCATTATACCTAGCCATCTTTTTGTGCATGTACAGAATTACAGAAACATTACATCGCCAGAGTAACGGGAATCTCTCATATTCTGGACCTAATGGACAAAATGTGTTGCATATTGCAGTTCTTCGACTCACAG GGATGACAAAACTGGTATTAGAATGGAACAAGAGCCTTACGATACAGAGGGATGGAGATGGAAGTACACCTCTTCACTTCGTTTCGTCGTTGTATGTTCCTAGAGGTTGGCATCGGCGTCTTCATCTTGATCAGACAACCCCTTGGTTTCGTTTTTCCCGGCGTCCCACGCTTTTGATGTCGACACTCATAGAAGTATTCAAAGCGAACCCTGCAGCATTGTGTCAAGCAGACAACAAGGGACTTTCCCCCATACATGTCGCTGCCTCTGTAGGTTCGACAAGTATCATAGAATATTTCCTTGCAAAGTGTCCCAACAGTGCTGGACTCTGTGATGCTAAAGGAAGGACATTTCTTCATGTTGCCGTTGAGAAAGAAATGTTGAAGATTGTGAAGTTTGTTTGCCAAACTTCATCTTTAGATTGGATTTTGAATATGCAAGACAATGACGGGAACACAGCGCTGCACTTAGCAATCCAGGTTGGgaacttaaggatattctatACTCTATTAGGAAATCAAAAAGTGCAGTTAATTTTACCAAATAACTGCTGGGAAACTCCCTATGATGTATCCAAAAGTAAGCTTCTACATGGAATGGGATATCATATG AACTCCGAGGACCAAATATGGGAAGCCTTGCGGTTCGTTGGTGCTGCCTACATTACCCTTCACCGGGATAAAAGTAATGAAAAGTATAGTCGCCTTCTAATACCAGAGGAGATAGACAGAGAATCAGAGAAGGTGAAAGATGCAACACAAATGTTTTCCGTTGGTTCAGTTCTGATAGCAACAGTGACGTTTGGGGCAACTTTTGCCCTCCCTGGAGGTTACAGAGCAGATGATCACACGAATGGAGGCACGCCGACACTTGCTGGCACCTTTGCATTTGACGCATTCATGATGGCCAATACATTAGCTTTCATTTGCTCCTCGATAGCTACCATTGGCTTCATGTTCTCTGGGACTTCCTTGGTTAGCTTGAACACCCGCCAATTCAACTTGAACATATCGGTGTTTTCCATGGCAAGTTCCGTTACAAGCATGTCAGCTGCTTTTACACTGGGTGTGTATATGGTGCTAGCTCCGGTTGCTCATAAAACTGCAGTTGCAGTCTGTGTTATTGTTCCACTTGGAGGGCTATATACATATGAGGAGTTTTTAGTCAAACTGATTCTTCTAGCCCGTCCGTTATGTGTTAGGAATGGATTATTCCCAGGAATGGTATGGATAATGCGTCAGATCTTTGGAATGGCATTGCATGCTCTCTGGCCCTTCGTGGTTATCTTTGGTTGGGCTGCATTCGCAAGGACCCACCACTAA
- the LOC100827714 gene encoding ankyrin repeat-containing protein At5g02620 isoform X3 encodes MIPSRKFIDSIVKEGSSSNEDIVEEEGIDQHVLPAAAPLLEGVTIAGDTALHVVASHGDDEQFFKCADIIYNRAKHLLFAKNNKGDTPLHCAVRAGKSRMVSHLIGLATSEDDGQDTDHRKHKLLREVNGLQETALHDAVHIGDEKMVKKLMELDPELANYPKDHGVSPLYLAIFLCMYRITETLHRQSNGNLSYSGPNGQNVLHIAVLRLTGMTKLVLEWNKSLTIQRDGDGSTPLHFVSSLYVPRGWHRRLHLDQTTPWFRFSRRPTLLMSTLIEVFKANPAALCQADNKGLSPIHVAASVGSTSIIEYFLAKCPNSAGLCDAKGRTFLHVAVEKEMLKIVKFVCQTSSLDWILNMQDNDGNTALHLAIQVGNLRIFYTLLGNQKVQLILPNNCWETPYDVSKSKLLHGMGYHMNSEDQIWEALRFVGAAYITLHRDKSNEKYSRLLIPEEIDRESEKVKDATQMFSVGSVLIATVTFGATFALPGGSLVLTTVPFDGI; translated from the exons ATGATTCCTTCTAGGAAATTTATCGACTCCATAGTGAAagaaggcagcagcagcaatgaagaTATTGTCGAAGAGGAGGGCATTGACCAGCATGTTTTgcctgcagcagcaccacTTCTCGAGGGCGTTACCATAGCGGGTGACACCGCACTACATGTGGTCGCCAGCCATGGGGACGATGAACAATTCTTCAAGTGTGCTGATATCATCTACAATAGGGCCAAGCACCTCCTGTTTGCCAAGAACAACAAGGGTGACACGCCCTTGCATTGTGCTGTCCGTGCTGGAAAATCCAGAATGGTCTCTCATCTCATTGGCCTAGCTACAAGTGAGGATGATGGCCAGGACACTGATCATAGGAAGCACAAACTGTTGAGGGAGGTGAATGGCCTTCAGGAGACGGCCTTGCACGACGCTGTCCATATTGGAGATGAGAAGATGGTCAAGAAGCTAATGGAGCTTGATCCTGAACTGGCTAATTATCCTAAAGACCATGGTGTTTCACCATTATACCTAGCCATCTTTTTGTGCATGTACAGAATTACAGAAACATTACATCGCCAGAGTAACGGGAATCTCTCATATTCTGGACCTAATGGACAAAATGTGTTGCATATTGCAGTTCTTCGACTCACAG GGATGACAAAACTGGTATTAGAATGGAACAAGAGCCTTACGATACAGAGGGATGGAGATGGAAGTACACCTCTTCACTTCGTTTCGTCGTTGTATGTTCCTAGAGGTTGGCATCGGCGTCTTCATCTTGATCAGACAACCCCTTGGTTTCGTTTTTCCCGGCGTCCCACGCTTTTGATGTCGACACTCATAGAAGTATTCAAAGCGAACCCTGCAGCATTGTGTCAAGCAGACAACAAGGGACTTTCCCCCATACATGTCGCTGCCTCTGTAGGTTCGACAAGTATCATAGAATATTTCCTTGCAAAGTGTCCCAACAGTGCTGGACTCTGTGATGCTAAAGGAAGGACATTTCTTCATGTTGCCGTTGAGAAAGAAATGTTGAAGATTGTGAAGTTTGTTTGCCAAACTTCATCTTTAGATTGGATTTTGAATATGCAAGACAATGACGGGAACACAGCGCTGCACTTAGCAATCCAGGTTGGgaacttaaggatattctatACTCTATTAGGAAATCAAAAAGTGCAGTTAATTTTACCAAATAACTGCTGGGAAACTCCCTATGATGTATCCAAAAGTAAGCTTCTACATGGAATGGGATATCATATG AACTCCGAGGACCAAATATGGGAAGCCTTGCGGTTCGTTGGTGCTGCCTACATTACCCTTCACCGGGATAAAAGTAATGAAAAGTATAGTCGCCTTCTAATACCAGAGGAGATAGACAGAGAATCAGAGAAGGTGAAAGATGCAACACAAATGTTTTCCGTTGGTTCAGTTCTGATAGCAACAGTGACGTTTGGGGCAACTTTTGCCCTCCCTGGA
- the LOC100828026 gene encoding uncharacterized protein LOC100828026 isoform X4: MPTISDHKRQTLEAIQQRYAAAKAKQLQGEQLKLQQNKDCTPKPKFDPQRKLKTPESTPCQTSAQLPMLKGLTQATSSHKQKPSASSGEETNPIYSELSFALHGNLSQDNISDLDSTDLVQSALYDIIQKGGAGKITKGAKKLKLEKGILLDNYVQRGPRLVDAQSRSLLIHSKRSKRHMSLKQHKKCGSFHLHDTFHRFDLYKPMHEMWKEYMRELTKSTPKKQLAESLLSSDLHGALLIVAQCKAALYEGVSGIMICDTAETFGIISEDNHFRVVPKAGSVFVLQADCWKVTLMGDKLSPKETLKENQRQQRAQSLIR; encoded by the exons ATGCCAACTATTTCTGATCACAAGAGACAGACCTTAGAAGCCATTCAACAACGGTATGCAGCAGCTAAAGCTAAGCAACTGCAAGGTGAACAGCTTAAACTTCAGCAGAACAAAGATTGTACCCCCAAGCCCAAGTTTGATCCACAGAGGAAACTCAAAACTCCTGAATCCACTCCATGTCAAACTTCTGCCCAGCTCCCTATGCTTAAAGGTTTAA CTCAAGCAACTTCCAGTCATAAACAAAAACCTTCTGCTTCTTCAG GTGAAGAAACCAATCCTATATACTCTGAACTTTCATTTGCTCTTCATGGTAATTTGTCGCAAGATAACATTTCA GATCTCGATAGCACAGATTTAGTTCAGAGTGCTCTTTATGATATAATTCAGAAAGGCGGGGCTGGGAAAATTACCAAAGGAGCAAAAAAGTTAAAGCTGGAAAAAGGGATTCTTTTGGATAACTATGTCCAGAGGGGTCCTAGGCTAGTGGATGCGCAATCACGATCTTTGTTGATTCATTCAAAGAGATCAAAACGACACATGTCACTGAAGCAGCATAAGAAATGTGGGTCATTTCATTTACATGATACATTCCACAG GTTTGACCTCTATAAGCCAATGCATGAAATGTGGAAAGAGTATATGCGAGAGCTTACCAAAAGTACCCC GAAAAAGCAATTGGCTGAATCCCTCCTTTCATCAGATCTTCATGGGGCCCTTCTAATAG TGGCCCAGTGCAAAGCTGCTTTATATGAAGGTGTAAGTGGCATCATGATTTGTGACACTGCAGAAACTTTTGGAATTATATCAGAGGATAACCACTTTCGAG TTGTACCAAAAGCTGGGTCAGTTTTCGTCCTCCAAGCTGATTGTTGGAAGGTTACACTGATGGGCGACAAACTCTCACCCAAGGAGACGTTGAAGGAGAACCAGCGCCAGCAGCGTGCACAGTCACTGATCAGATAG
- the LOC100828026 gene encoding ribonuclease P protein subunit p29 isoform X2: MQQLKLSNCKVNSLNFSRTKIVPPSPSLIHRGNSKLLNPLHVKLLPSSLCLKLKQLPVINKNLLLLQDLDSTDLVQSALYDIIQKGGAGKITKGAKKLKLEKGILLDNYVQRGPRLVDAQSRSLLIHSKRSKRHMSLKQHKKCGSFHLHDTFHRFDLYKPMHEMWKEYMRELTKSTPKKQLAESLLSSDLHGALLIVAQCKAALYEGVSGIMICDTAETFGIISEDNHFRVVPKAGSVFVLQADCWKVTLMGDKLSPKETLKENQRQQRAQSLIR; encoded by the exons ATGCAGCAGCTAAAGCTAAGCAACTGCAAGGTGAACAGCTTAAACTTCAGCAGAACAAAGATTGTACCCCCAAGCCCAAGTTTGATCCACAGAGGAAACTCAAAACTCCTGAATCCACTCCATGTCAAACTTCTGCCCAGCTCCCTATGCTTAAAG CTCAAGCAACTTCCAGTCATAAACAAAAACCTTCTGCTTCTTCAG GATCTCGATAGCACAGATTTAGTTCAGAGTGCTCTTTATGATATAATTCAGAAAGGCGGGGCTGGGAAAATTACCAAAGGAGCAAAAAAGTTAAAGCTGGAAAAAGGGATTCTTTTGGATAACTATGTCCAGAGGGGTCCTAGGCTAGTGGATGCGCAATCACGATCTTTGTTGATTCATTCAAAGAGATCAAAACGACACATGTCACTGAAGCAGCATAAGAAATGTGGGTCATTTCATTTACATGATACATTCCACAG GTTTGACCTCTATAAGCCAATGCATGAAATGTGGAAAGAGTATATGCGAGAGCTTACCAAAAGTACCCC GAAAAAGCAATTGGCTGAATCCCTCCTTTCATCAGATCTTCATGGGGCCCTTCTAATAG TGGCCCAGTGCAAAGCTGCTTTATATGAAGGTGTAAGTGGCATCATGATTTGTGACACTGCAGAAACTTTTGGAATTATATCAGAGGATAACCACTTTCGAG TTGTACCAAAAGCTGGGTCAGTTTTCGTCCTCCAAGCTGATTGTTGGAAGGTTACACTGATGGGCGACAAACTCTCACCCAAGGAGACGTTGAAGGAGAACCAGCGCCAGCAGCGTGCACAGTCACTGATCAGATAG
- the LOC100828026 gene encoding ribonuclease P protein subunit p29 isoform X3, with the protein MQQLKLSNCKVNSLNFSRTKIVPPSPSLIHRGNSKLLNPLHVKLLPSSLCLKLKQLPVINKNLLLLQKGGAGKITKGAKKLKLEKGILLDNYVQRGPRLVDAQSRSLLIHSKRSKRHMSLKQHKKCGSFHLHDTFHRFDLYKPMHEMWKEYMRELTKSTPKKQLAESLLSSDLHGALLIVAQCKAALYEGVSGIMICDTAETFGIISEDNHFRVVPKAGSVFVLQADCWKVTLMGDKLSPKETLKENQRQQRAQSLIR; encoded by the exons ATGCAGCAGCTAAAGCTAAGCAACTGCAAGGTGAACAGCTTAAACTTCAGCAGAACAAAGATTGTACCCCCAAGCCCAAGTTTGATCCACAGAGGAAACTCAAAACTCCTGAATCCACTCCATGTCAAACTTCTGCCCAGCTCCCTATGCTTAAAG CTCAAGCAACTTCCAGTCATAAACAAAAACCTTCTGCTTCTTCAG AAAGGCGGGGCTGGGAAAATTACCAAAGGAGCAAAAAAGTTAAAGCTGGAAAAAGGGATTCTTTTGGATAACTATGTCCAGAGGGGTCCTAGGCTAGTGGATGCGCAATCACGATCTTTGTTGATTCATTCAAAGAGATCAAAACGACACATGTCACTGAAGCAGCATAAGAAATGTGGGTCATTTCATTTACATGATACATTCCACAG GTTTGACCTCTATAAGCCAATGCATGAAATGTGGAAAGAGTATATGCGAGAGCTTACCAAAAGTACCCC GAAAAAGCAATTGGCTGAATCCCTCCTTTCATCAGATCTTCATGGGGCCCTTCTAATAG TGGCCCAGTGCAAAGCTGCTTTATATGAAGGTGTAAGTGGCATCATGATTTGTGACACTGCAGAAACTTTTGGAATTATATCAGAGGATAACCACTTTCGAG TTGTACCAAAAGCTGGGTCAGTTTTCGTCCTCCAAGCTGATTGTTGGAAGGTTACACTGATGGGCGACAAACTCTCACCCAAGGAGACGTTGAAGGAGAACCAGCGCCAGCAGCGTGCACAGTCACTGATCAGATAG
- the LOC100828026 gene encoding ribonuclease P protein subunit p29 isoform X1: MQQLKLSNCKVNSLNFSRTKIVPPSPSLIHRGNSKLLNPLHVKLLPSSLCLKLKQLPVINKNLLLLQVKKPILYTLNFHLLFMDLDSTDLVQSALYDIIQKGGAGKITKGAKKLKLEKGILLDNYVQRGPRLVDAQSRSLLIHSKRSKRHMSLKQHKKCGSFHLHDTFHRFDLYKPMHEMWKEYMRELTKSTPKKQLAESLLSSDLHGALLIVAQCKAALYEGVSGIMICDTAETFGIISEDNHFRVVPKAGSVFVLQADCWKVTLMGDKLSPKETLKENQRQQRAQSLIR; encoded by the exons ATGCAGCAGCTAAAGCTAAGCAACTGCAAGGTGAACAGCTTAAACTTCAGCAGAACAAAGATTGTACCCCCAAGCCCAAGTTTGATCCACAGAGGAAACTCAAAACTCCTGAATCCACTCCATGTCAAACTTCTGCCCAGCTCCCTATGCTTAAAG CTCAAGCAACTTCCAGTCATAAACAAAAACCTTCTGCTTCTTCAG GTGAAGAAACCAATCCTATATACTCTGAACTTTCATTTGCTCTTCATG GATCTCGATAGCACAGATTTAGTTCAGAGTGCTCTTTATGATATAATTCAGAAAGGCGGGGCTGGGAAAATTACCAAAGGAGCAAAAAAGTTAAAGCTGGAAAAAGGGATTCTTTTGGATAACTATGTCCAGAGGGGTCCTAGGCTAGTGGATGCGCAATCACGATCTTTGTTGATTCATTCAAAGAGATCAAAACGACACATGTCACTGAAGCAGCATAAGAAATGTGGGTCATTTCATTTACATGATACATTCCACAG GTTTGACCTCTATAAGCCAATGCATGAAATGTGGAAAGAGTATATGCGAGAGCTTACCAAAAGTACCCC GAAAAAGCAATTGGCTGAATCCCTCCTTTCATCAGATCTTCATGGGGCCCTTCTAATAG TGGCCCAGTGCAAAGCTGCTTTATATGAAGGTGTAAGTGGCATCATGATTTGTGACACTGCAGAAACTTTTGGAATTATATCAGAGGATAACCACTTTCGAG TTGTACCAAAAGCTGGGTCAGTTTTCGTCCTCCAAGCTGATTGTTGGAAGGTTACACTGATGGGCGACAAACTCTCACCCAAGGAGACGTTGAAGGAGAACCAGCGCCAGCAGCGTGCACAGTCACTGATCAGATAG